A window of Variovorax sp. HW608 genomic DNA:
TGCGATCGGTGCAACGCACCCGACCAGCTCGCTCGGCTACGACTTGGGTATCAGGCACGCATTCTGATTTTCGTCAGCTAGCCCTGGGCTGCCCGGCTAACGCCGGGCGCCGGGCGATTCTGCATCCGTTCGAGATTTACCTGTCGGGTTCCATATCCGAGGCAGTCTGGTACCCGAGGGGTTGTCTGAGCAAATGAACGAGCCGAGACGATCAATGTCGAGCAAAACGTCGCTTATGCATCGTGCGAGTGTTGTCGACTTAAACGACTTGCGCGTGTTCGCCTATGTCGCCTCTCTATCAAGCTTCTCCCTCGCCGCGGATGCTCTCAAGATCCACAAATCAAGCGTCAGCCGCAGCGTTTTGCGACTGGAAATGGTTCTCCAGACGCCGCTAATTGAAAGAACGACTCGCAGAGTTGAATTGACGAGCCGCGGTAAGACACTGAAGCGTCATACGGTCGAAATCCTATCGCGCGTGGAAGATACCCTTGTGACGATCAAGAGTATGAGCATCTGACGGTCGCGGAAGTCTAGAGCTGCACAGGCTGGCCAAGATGGAGGTTCGCACGAGCCGCAGTGCCACGGCGTTGATCGGCCAGCACGCCCTCAATCAATGTTTTGAGCTGGTAGAGCGGCAAGCTCCTCGCGCCATCGAGGGGATTCATCAGTAGGGTGGTGCCGTGCAGGCTCACTCTCGTCTTCCTTCGGTGGCCACGTTGCCTGTGATCGCGCTGGTCGTGGGCATCGGCGTGGACTTCGCGCTCAAGCCGCTCAGCATCCAACTCGCGCGTCAGTACAGTTCACGACTGAACCAGATCGAGCGGTGGTTCGCGCTGGTCACCGAGTGCGCCATTCGGCGCAACTCGATCACCAGGGTGTGCGAACTCAAGCAGCAGATCGAATGGGGCGTGGAGCGCAGCAAGGTGAGGCAGCTCGACTGGTGGAAGTCGGTGCAGGTCTTTGGCCTTGAACTGGTCGCCACGCCCGCGCAGCATTTCTCGGGGCGCGGCATCAGCGACATCGACAAAACGCTTTGGGCGTCATGGGTGATGCTGGATGGTCCGTTGCGTGTCTTCTTCAGCGGTGACACCGGCTACTTCGACGGTTTCAAGGCCATCGGAGAAAAGTACGGCCCTTCGACATCACGCTGATGGAAAACGACGCCTACGATGCGAACTGGGCACACGTTCACATGCAGCCTGAGCAGACGCTGCAGGCCCATCTCGACCTCCGCGGCAAATGGCTGCTGCCCATCCACAACAGTACATTCGACTTGGGAAGGCACGCCTGGCAGGAGCCGCTGGAGCTCATCCGTGCACTGTCGGCCGAAAGGCAGGTTCGCCTCAGTACTCCTCGCATCGGCGAGCTCGTCGACATCGCTTCGCCGCATGCCGACGGTGCATGGTGGCGCGGTACGCGTCAGCCGCGCTTGCTGAAAAGTGCGCGATCGGTTGAGGACTATCGCTGAAGTTTTTCTGAAATTCTAGATGAGCAACTGAAAACAAGGGAGCGAGGGATGGCGAGTGGACGGCTGCTAAAAGACCTGTCGCGCGACGTCTGCCACGCGCCGAGGCCTTGCCGTCAACACGTGCCGACCAAGCTGACGGTTCCACCAAGCTTCGCAGCCACGCGCAAGGCGCCATTCATGCAGGCGGCGCGTATACAGCTGAAGGTCATACTCTTCGGTCACGCCGATCGCGCCGTGAACTGCATGAGCAATGGCGGAGAGCTGATGCGCGGCCTCACTCGCGCGGGCCTTTGCGACAGCAGAGGCCATCGGGGCTGCGCCTTGCTCCTGGCGCCAGAATGTGCCCTCGGCCGCTATGCGGGCTGCCGCCACCTCCGGTGCTCCGGATCCCTGAGCCTGACACAGAGACCGCGGCACCCACCGGTGCCGTCCTATTCAGTTCATCGACGTGTGTGCCAGAGGCCAGACTACGTGCGTAGCCCACTTTGAGCAACCACTGTTCGCACGTCGTTGAGAGGTGGATCCCGAGGTGCGTTGTCGGTAGCGCTTCTGGCTTCGCCTCGTCGATCCTACATTTCGGGCCGCTGCAGCCAGAAAACAAGTCGCGGACGTCTTGCCACTTGCGTCTACACGCTGTCTGTTACCTGCGGCACGGCCGTGAAGAGGTCGGCCACGAGGCCGTAGTCGGCCACCGAGAAGATCGGGGCTTCTTCGTCCTTGTTGATCGCCACGATCACCTTGGAGTCCTTCATGCCCGCCAGGTGCTGGATCGCGCCGGAGATGCCGGCCGCGATGTACAGCTGCGGGGCGACGATCTTACCGGTCTGGCCGACCTGGCAGTCGTTGGGGGCGTAGCCTGCGTCCACCGCTGCGCGGCTGGCACCCAGGGCGGCACCGAGCTTGTCCGCGAGCGGCGTCATGACTTCATTGAACTTCTCGGCGCTGCCGAGGGCTCTTCCGCCGCTGACGATGATCTTGGCGGCCGTGAGTTCGGGGCGGTCGCTCTTGGTGACTTCCCGGCCCACGAAGGCGCTCTTGCCGCTGTCGGCTACGCCGTCGGCGCTTTCCACTGCGGCGCTGCCGCCGGTGGCGGCTGCGGCGTCGAAGCCGGTCGTGCGAACGGTGATGACCTTGATCGCGTCGCTGCTCTGCACCGTGGCAATCGCGTTGCCCGCATAGATCGGCCGCTCGAAGGTGTCGGCGCTGTCCACCTTGGTGATGTCGCTGATCTGGGCCACGTCGAGCTTGGCCGCCACGCGAGGAGCCACGTTCTTGCCGTTGGCGGTGGCGGGGAACAGGATGTGGCTGTAGTTCTTGGCGATCGCGAGCACCTGCGCCGCGACGTTCTCGGCCAGGTTCTCGGCCAGGCTCGGGCTGTCCGCGACGATCACCTTGGCAACGCCTGCCACCTGGGCAGCCGCCTTGCCGGCTTCGGCGGCGTTCGCTCCGGCCACCAGGACATGCACATCCCCGCTCTGGCAGGCAATCCCTGCGGTCACGGTGTTCAGGGTCGCCGGCTTGAGGGTGGCGTGGTCGTGTTCGGCAATAACAAGTACGGTCATGTCTGTCTTCCTCAGATCACCTTGGCTTCGTTCTTCAGCTTGTCCACCAGCGTGGCCACATCGGGCACCTTGATGCCGGCGCCGCGCTTCGGAGGCTCTGCCACCTTCAGGGTCTTCAGGCGCGGCTTGACGTCCACGCCGAGGTCTTCGGGCTTGAAGGTATCGAGCTGCTTCTTCTTGGCCTTCATGATGTTGGGCAAGGTCACGTAGCGCGGCTCGTTCAGGCGCAGGTCGGTGGTGATGACTGCGGGCAGAGACAGCGAGAGGGTTTCCAGGCCGCCATCGACTTCGCGCGTGACGCTGAGCTTGTCGCCCGCGACCTCGACCTTCGATGCGAAGGTGCCCTGGGGCAGGTCCGCCAGGGCGGCGAGCATCTGGCCGGTCTGGTTGTTGTCGTCGTCGATGGCCTGCTTGCCGAGGATCACCAGAGACGGTTCCTCCTTGTCCACGAGGGCCTTTAGCAGCTTGGCAATGGCCAGCGGCTGGAGCTCTTCGGCAGTCTCCACGAGGATGCCGCGATCCGCGCCAATGGCCATCGCGGTGCGCAGCGTCTCCTGGCACTTGGCATCGCCGCAGGAGACGGCGATGACTTCGGTCGCCACGCCCTTTTCCTTCAGGCGCACCGCCTCTTCGACGGCGATCTCGTCGAAGGGGTTCATGCTCATCTTGACGTTGGCAATGTCCACACCGGTGCCGTCAGACTTGACGCGCACCTTCACGTTGTAGTCGACGACCCGCTTGACGGGGACCAGGATCTTCATTCTCAAGAACTCCAGATTAGGTATGCTAGCATACGATATAGTTGCGACGATTTCAAGCCTAGAGCGGGTGCGTCGAGGAGCACGGTCGGATGACGGCACATTGGCAGCCCACAAGTGGGCGTCTTGAACCGCACGCGCAGCGTCATCGACAACTGGCGCGAGGACTACAACCATCACAGGGGCCGCCCCGGCTAGCCACCGCTTCGTAGCGGCCG
This region includes:
- a CDS encoding LysR family transcriptional regulator, with protein sequence MSSKTSLMHRASVVDLNDLRVFAYVASLSSFSLAADALKIHKSSVSRSVLRLEMVLQTPLIERTTRRVELTSRGKTLKRHTVEILSRVEDTLVTIKSMSI
- a CDS encoding acyl-CoA dehydrogenase family protein, which codes for MPRSLCQAQGSGAPEVAAARIAAEGTFWRQEQGAAPMASAVAKARASEAAHQLSAIAHAVHGAIGVTEEYDLQLYTRRLHEWRLARGCEAWWNRQLGRHVLTARPRRVADVARQVF
- a CDS encoding electron transfer flavoprotein subunit alpha/FixB family protein; protein product: MTVLVIAEHDHATLKPATLNTVTAGIACQSGDVHVLVAGANAAEAGKAAAQVAGVAKVIVADSPSLAENLAENVAAQVLAIAKNYSHILFPATANGKNVAPRVAAKLDVAQISDITKVDSADTFERPIYAGNAIATVQSSDAIKVITVRTTGFDAAAATGGSAAVESADGVADSGKSAFVGREVTKSDRPELTAAKIIVSGGRALGSAEKFNEVMTPLADKLGAALGASRAAVDAGYAPNDCQVGQTGKIVAPQLYIAAGISGAIQHLAGMKDSKVIVAINKDEEAPIFSVADYGLVADLFTAVPQVTDSV
- a CDS encoding electron transfer flavoprotein subunit beta/FixA family protein, which codes for MKILVPVKRVVDYNVKVRVKSDGTGVDIANVKMSMNPFDEIAVEEAVRLKEKGVATEVIAVSCGDAKCQETLRTAMAIGADRGILVETAEELQPLAIAKLLKALVDKEEPSLVILGKQAIDDDNNQTGQMLAALADLPQGTFASKVEVAGDKLSVTREVDGGLETLSLSLPAVITTDLRLNEPRYVTLPNIMKAKKKQLDTFKPEDLGVDVKPRLKTLKVAEPPKRGAGIKVPDVATLVDKLKNEAKVI